From Malaya genurostris strain Urasoe2022 chromosome 2, Malgen_1.1, whole genome shotgun sequence:
CTTTTGAGGTTCGGCTTTCTATGACGCACGGCTTTTTGTGTTTTCCGCTTTTTGTATTTCGGCTTTTCGTTTTCGCCGGCCTTTTGTAGTACTCGCCTTGGAGGCGGCAAAATCGATGAGTCAtaggccgttgtcgtttgtcaGCTGGTGCGCGCTGAACTTCCCAATCGTCGGTCGGAATTTGTCCTCGGGGCCTACATGAGCGTTTAGGTGTCCTGGCTTGGACAACAAACGTACTCCCGTTCGAGTTGCGCGTAGATTGCGTTCTTGTCATCATCAGTACTTCCGTAGTGAGTACTGTGCACGTTGATaatgcttaagttgaaaaatcggCCTTCGATCCTCAACCCGCACATTCTTTCGTAGATCGGCCTGATCCCAGCTCGCGTGTATTACCACAGCTCTATTGATggcattttttttcaaggtgAATTGCATTTACGCGCAGAGTGTGGAAATCTCCACTGGACTACCCAcctgtacagggtccgccatgtaactttttttttaaacatgcaataaaacacaaacggttcatccgattttaaaatttattttttttatattaaagtacaatccttccggttaattgtggaatataatttcattcaaatggctgcctcggctggccattacggtcggtccagttttttagtacattttcgattgtatgcagctttatttcagctatggctgcacgaatgttgtccttcaaggcttgaattgtctctggcttgtacacataacacttatctttgacagccccccaaagataatagtccaacggcgtcaaatcacagctacgaggcggccaaacgacatccgaatttcgactgataattcgatcttcgaaaactgtgcgcagaagattgatcgtagcgttggctgtgtggctgtGTCGCacggaaccaaatggtgttcaAGTTTtcatcttcaagtaacgggaagaaccaatcgctaatcatggcgcggtagcgctcgccattgaccgtggtggcggctcctgcctcactttcgaagaaaaatgcccaatgatgccgccagaccaaaatccgcaccaaaccgtcactctctgaggatgcatcggcttctccatgataacgtgcgggttttccgtcccccagatgcgacaattttgcttattaacatacccgccgagatgaaaatgtgcctcatccgagaagatggtTTTTTggaacacattccgcaacattaccaagatttttaaagtaaaactgcactattttcacgcgttcttcaagcgtatacacaaccattttcgttcagcgcaaggataaaactaagtttctgtcaaatcagaagtgacattaaggttaccaatgtcgaaataaccgctagttaaaaaaatgttaaacggcggaccctgtataattggaactacTTACTAAAACACCTAGAagctccaaccctacctccccggtacCACCGTTAAATATTACTTCGGGATGGAAGGCTATCGGCGTTCACATCGCCCTTTCCGACCTTGTGCATCGCCATGCATCGTAAACTCCTACTTTGAGCCACCCGCGTCACTCCAGGGGATCGACCAGGAGGATGTCGAGGTCGAtccggcgattccggttggaacatgacttccggttccatggCGCCTCGACGATCCAGGGCTGGTCTACTTCAcgaaactactcgactagtccccgacgatggtctagtctacaccgacgaaaAGTTCTTCGACGATGGAAATTGTCCCGGGACCGACGCTTCCGAAACCTGTAAACGGCTCGGTCGGTCCTGTGATTCCGGTTGTAagttggcttccggttcactggcgccccgacgattcaTACCCAGgctacgtcgcaatctactcgtctaatccccgacgaaggatcgaGACTACGGACGGAGATTCCCTCGACGAAAGAATTTCTCCTGACAACGAATTTCGTGTTAGGCcccgcgggacacccgaaggagtgccgcgGTCGATccgatgattccggttggagcatgacttacggttcactggcgccccgatgaCGCCATTTCGGTGCTGTGATTTCTACTCGGCTAGTCctcgacgatggaagttctcttGTAGCCGCCGCTTCCAATACTCGGCACGATCGGCAGGaggcctgggtcggtccagtgattgcGGTTGAAAAATGAGCTACATTCGCACCATGGATCCTGTCCAACACACCTCCTGCAGCTTAACGATGCCAAATCCGCGATCCTTTTAGTAGATCGGCGAGTATGTGGATGCTCTCGAAGAAGTTGACAGATCGGGAGATTTATTTACCGAGCATCCAATCGCAAGTCCAATTTCGTAGAAATTGGGTCGTTGCCATTGGTCTCGATAGGTCCgttgcaataatttttttacgctGCAATTTTTTTAGACGCTCAGACTTACGCTGTGGTCGAATAAAATAGAAATCCGAAAGAGCTAATTCTGGGTGGTATAGCGTGTGAGGAGGCATTTCCCATTTCAACGTTTGTAAAGCTGACAATGCAATGCCATAAAGCCAGAAGATTTTGATCCACCTATCGTTAGATTCTGGTCGCTTCCGGCGTTATACTTTGCTCAAACGTATAAATTACCATCGGTTTAGTTTCCCAATTATTGTCTCGGGTTGTGTTAACAACTTATAATAAACAACACCAAATCCATGGCATCGCCTTGGATCTATTTATATGCTTACCGCCACTTGTAGACCGAATATATTGCGATCTAACacagaatttctgaatttttgttttcagcTTCAGTTCCAAGCTCAACTGTTGAAACGAGCAACGGTGATGGCAAACCAGCCGACAACAGTACCAGTGGGTGCGTAGAATCTCCTACCAAGATGGAGGAAGATGTTCTACCACCAGTAAGCCAAACCGTTAATCAGGTCATCGGTAGTTTGGAAGCGCCAGCCGATCCGGAGGATAAAGATCGTGAAGAGGCGGCGAGCCGCGAGGAACTGCAGCAAATTGTGCTACGCATTATGAATATAAACGGCAAGATCCGCTATTCGGATGCTCGTTTCGTCATAAATGCGACGGTACTGGAGAGCGCTCTGGAAGCACTGGATGCCAAAAACTACCGCGAGTTTTGCGCGGAAGTGATCATAGATGTGGTGAAGGATTTCTACGAAGGGAAGCTGATCGTCGGTGCCGGGGGAAGTAGCGCAACGCTTTCGGATGGCTGGAGCAATATTCCGTCGAAGAAGGTCAGACCGATCGACATCGATGATGTGCTGGAGCGTAGCGGTGGTGGTAGCACGGCAATGGAAATCGACAAAGAGATCGGCATCTGTTCGTCGAAGCCCACCATCAAGGCCTTCAGTTCCAATCGGGTGGCGGCACTGGACTACCTGATCAACTGTTACTGCCGGGCCAACGATCAAGTGTACAGTTATACCAAAATCAAAAAGAGCAAGAAAATGTATCTGGTGGAAATTCTGCCGGAAGTGGCCGCCGTCATCCGGCAGCAAACGCTCAAGTATGCGATTCTGTTGACGAAAaatcgcttccagaattttgcCCAAATCGATAATCCTGCTAAGTTGATACTGGAAAAATCTCCGCTGCTTCAGTTGATGTATGAAAATAAGGTTGGTTTCAACGGATGTTTTGTACTTTTCTGCTTTGTTTCTAAATTGTGGAATTTCGTTTTTCTTCGTAGGTTCCTTCCGACTTTCTGACCAGCCTGATGGCCGAAGCCCGCAAGAAGGAAGACGATTTCGAAGCCATCTTTACCATAGTACTTGACGATCTGTATGTGGATATGCAGAatgcaatttgcaacgaaaacaTTGTCAGCGACGCGTTAAATCGGCTGAAAGAGCTGGTAGAGATCAAGGTGGAAAATACGAATCCAATCTGCAATCTGATTGTGAAGCATGTCGTTTTCCTACCAAGACTGACCCTAGACAAATACGCTGCCAGAGAAATTTCCAAGGTGTCCTTTTTGGCGCCTTTCCTGTCACTGTCGGTGCTACTGGACGAGAATCCTAAATTTGCCACGCATCACTTTCTGGAGAATGTTTGTGATCGGAATTTGGCAGCTTCGTTCCAATCGCTACTTGGGAACACCCGAAAGGTTTTGCATCAAATCTTTCTCTCGTTACTGACCAACTTGGATAGCCGTCAAGAAGTACTTAAATATATTTCCGAGATTCTAAAAACGAACCACAAACGAATTCAGTACAACGCTGACGATCGGTTTCTGGCAAAGGACGGTTTCATGCTGAACTTTATGTCGATTCTACAGTTGCTGTCGGTTAAAATCAACATGTCTCGAGTTGATCCGTTCTATCCACATCACCCGGAAGCCTTGATAGACATCGAAGATGAAACGAAGCTTAAGCTTTCATCGCAAGAGTACAGCGATTGGGTGGAGAAGTTGCGGTCGGAGAAAAAATGGGAAACTCCCAAGTTCGTGACTCACTGTTGGTTCCTGACATTACATGCCCATCATTTGGGAATCATACCCGCTATTCAACGTTACAATAAACTGCTGCGAGctaccaaagaactgcaacgcaTGGTTGACGAGTTGAATGCCAGCAAAAGCCAATGGGAAAATACGCCTCTCGCTCGCCGGAACAAACAGGTCCGGGATCGCTGTGTCAATCAGATCAACAAACTGTCCAAAGCGAAGCTGGGTTGTGACATCGCCGTCATTGACCCGAACGTGTTGGGTGCCTGTATGCAGTTCTATTCGTCGGTTTGCGAGTACATGCTGTATCAGATCGAGAACCGACCGATCGAGGGACCGTTCGTGAACAAACAACCGCCATCGACGTTGGTGGCCAGTGAGAATTTTTGCTCTCTGCCCGAATGGTACATCGAGGATATTGCCGATTTTCTGTTGTTCTGCATGCAGCACGGCATCGAAGTGGTCGATTTCATTGACAATTCGGTGATTACCTGGATTCTGACGTTGGTGTGTGCACCGCACCTTATTAAAAATCCCTACATCACTGCCAAGTTGATCGAGGTGAGTTCTGAAATcgcttctttttttgttttggatggcataatttttacggtttttacgCGCAGGTACTTTTTGTAATCTCGCCAACATTTTTGACCTCGCTGGAGCGTCTCTATCTGAAGATCATCAACCACAAGCTAGCCCAGACGGCCCTGGTAAGTGCCCTTATGAAGTTCTATACCGACATCGAAACGACGGGCCAGAGCACCGAGTTCTACGATAAGTTCACCATCCGCTACCACATCAGTCACCTGTTCAAGGGTCTCTGGGACAGCGTAGCCCATCGGCAGGCGATCGTCAATGAGTCCAAGAGTGGCAAACAGTTTGTTAAGTTTGTGAATTTCTTCCTGAACGATACCACTTACTTGCTGGACGAGTGCTTAGAGTATCTCAAACGAATCCACGAAACGCAAGTGCTGATGATGGATGAGGCAGCGTGGAATGAGCTCGGTCAGGAAACGCAACAGAGCCGCCAACGGCAGTTGGTTCAAGACGAGCGACAGTGCCGGTCGTACTTGACGTTGGCAAGAGAAACGGTGGACATGCTTCACTATCTAACTATCGATATCAAGGAGCCTTTCCTGCGACCAGAACTGATCGATCGTCTCAGTTCGATGTTGAATTACAACTTGCAGCAACTTTGTGGTCCCAAGTGTAACGATCTTCGTGTGCGTAATCCCATGAAGTATGGCTGGGAACCCCGAAGATTGCTCAGTCAACTGATAGACATTTATCTGCACCTGAGCTGCGATGAGTTTGCTGCTGCCCTGGCTGCCGATGAGCGATCATTCGAGCGACATCTGTTCGAGGATGCCGCCAACCGACTGGAACGGATGGGTATCCGAACTACGATGGAAGTGGACAAGTTCCGGAAGTTGATCAATCAGGCCGCCGAAATTTATGTGCAGAACCAACAGAATGCGGACGAATTTGCCGAGGCACCGGACGACTTCAAGGATCCGCTGATGGACACTCTGATGATCGATCCAGTGATACTGCCCTCCGGAACCGTCATGGACAGGTCTATCATTACGAGACATCTGCTGAACAGCAGCACGGATCCCTTCAATCGACAAACGCTCACGGAGGATATGCTCATACCGGCAACGGAGCTCAAGGATCGCATCGAACAGTGGATCAAAGATTACCGCGCGAAAAAGAAACAATAAGACTTGAAGTTTTATATAGACAAGCAGAGCCCTTTTTTCATAGGTATCGAGGgagaaaaactcaaaaacaaaatgaatttaaattcaCGAACGGATATACATATAGGAGTATTTATAAAAATAGTGCTAAGATAGGATTTTCACATAATATTTCGTCCTTTCTATCGCTAGCGAAAGGTTGCTGTTGCTGACTGTGTTCGTTTCTTCGTTTAGTTGTGCATCAATTTCGAGAGACGCGAGTACGAAGTTGCTGTCGAATCGTGTTTGGCTGCTGATGGAACACCTTCCATGCTGCGTTCCAGGATGCAACCGAAGCCCGAAAATCTCTTAGTCGAAACAAATCCACTGCAATAAACATAGATGGGAACCATTTTATCTCTatagtttttttaaatattagttcaagtggttcatttttttttgctgctgaTTACAATAGGAACAAAAGCAAGTTCATGGGAGTGAATTGATGAGTATGCTCCGTTTCAGAGAAGTGTAGCGTGCAAGCAAGCAGTACtcaataaaaattaataatacAATTTTGTGTTTGTGATTGTCTCATTTTCCGAAGTCCTTAATTTGCCAATTTTGCAACCAACGAATGTTTCCAGGGCTTACGAATtcatttaatgtttaatgtgtgTTTCCCGGACTTGCTAACTCCTTCCCTGGACTTCGGATGATGAGCCTGAGGGCACGTACCCTCGGCTAGTGAATGGAAATAAGAGTAAATTTACACttctgacaaaaaaaaacaaagtgaaGAAGTGGGACCCAGTCACACCATACTGAGATCGATCGTTTATTTATGACGGGAAAATGTAATGCATTCTGTATGGATCGCGGATTAGATTTGACTGCAAGAGATTCAAATAAACAATTGGTAATTAGGTGGATTCAAGGGGACCACCCCTTTTGCCGTAATACCGTTTGATATAACgtcgtttggcataaaattTGATACTGCATtggtcgtttggcataacgccatTCGTGACTGTATTCTCATAGGAGATACTGAGTCTGTGTGCGTGGGAGATTTTTGGTACTCTTGTGACTGATGCACCTAAAATATCAGTAATAGTAAGTATACGCCAGGAAAAtccattgaaaattattttgactgCCAATAATCGTGAAGTATAACAAAGACGTATTCTATTGCACCAACCAATgtctgaaaattttttcataTCCGGCCTCATCATATCGAATGTTCTTGAGTTAtgtttttgatcaaactaaaatTTCGTAGTGGATGTAAAATAAACTATCGTCGAAcatttgaacaaatttattttatcaattcTTATTTATGGTTTCTAGtacaatcaaataaaaattattactaAAGATTGATTATATACCTAATTCAATGCATATAGGACACtggccttacaagccagttgtcgtatgttcgagtcccgacctggaaggattcttagtgtcagtaggatccatagtactaaccatgcaatgattctgtacactaagaatccacAAAACTTGTGATGATGCGATAGATTCTGAGAAGTGATCCTAGATAGCTCACTTActccgattcgtggagaacaaagatcttctaaatttgcaaaccatattagttgatggccgaaagtgtagattcgttcgtatcaaaaATCCGTCGGATGGCAGAATCGGGGAGATTATGAGacaatttataataatatttataataatactTTTACGATAAGTATTGTTAGACTACCCTGATATTTTCAAGTTATATCTCTTCGGTTATATCCTTGAGCGAGAACCTTCAAAGAATCATAGAAACTAGACTAACAGTTAAACTTTATTTAAAattacacatatttttttttcgctgaatcCCATGGGAATCAAGATTtcgttttatttccaaataaacaaaaaatatacattttattaCTTTTGTTTTGAGGACTAAACGCTGATTGTCGAATATGTTGGTTGACATGTCGTTGAAATTCTTTGACATATCCTATAATGACTTCTCGACAGTGAAAACAGGATCTGGaagtagtcatttaggggttttggtacctcatgggtaccggtttgtgcaaaagtacacatgacttatttcaattttttacgtttcgccttcggctcatcagtgcaattagcagattatgttgatctgctaatgccacgtcacggatcaacataatccgctaagcactTAGgatgcttagcggattatgttgatccgtgacgtggcattagcagatcaacataatctgctaattgcactgatgagccgaaggcgaaacgtaaaaaattgaaataagtcatgtgtacttttgcacaaaccggtacccatgaggtaccaaaacccctaaatgactacaacCTGTTGGCGGTCAGAATACCGTCAgtttgtttcgttctttcgggACGTCAGGAAAGACCTTACACCTCGGTGTAAAAAAAAAGTGACTTGTAAATAGcaagtactttacgtctgcttagcggattatgttgatccgtgacgtggcattagcagatcaacataatctgctaattgcactgatgagccgaaggcgaaacgtaaaaaattgaaaaaagatcTGGAAGTAGTTTTCTAGaaataatcaacaataatttgtaGTTTTTATACTTACTTGGATAGGTCGTAAATTCTGATGTATTCTTTTTGGACTAAATTCTTTTTTTCTTATGATCACCGGAAATTTTCCCCGAAATATTTCGTCAGAAAATAACTGCCTAGTGCcaagcgaaaatgtaaaacTTAAGTGAAAGCTGTATagccgaatttcggcaaaagctaacacatatttcgaaatctcggcaaacgcatTTACTGATTTCATGATAATTGTTAATAACCGTTGCGCTCAGCAGAAGATTTGgtcaaaaaaatgcactttgaaAAATCAGTAAATCTGCTAATCGAATCTCAGAAAACataatcacccctattctgtatttcgatcgaatcggattgttcCGATCGAATGCGAAATTCTGCATTCTGCCTCTCgatcgagttttccatacaaaagtgtCACTCGATCGGATTGCAGATTGCAAATTTTCCCATTTGTTCGaaataatccgattcgatcCAAATTCAGAATTGGGATgaatattgattactgagcaagcATCAAAATTGTGTGTTGCCGATCTGTCTCGGTATTTTACCTCACCAAGTTCGAgaattggttttaagtgtgtacgtttAGAAAAATACACGAAAAGCTTTTCAGGTTTCCGTGAAGCGATTCGGAAAAAGTTGGCAAAACTGATTTTACTCAAGTGAGATTATGTGTTTTAGTTgagtttaattattaataattttagtttgaaatttgcatttaaaaatatgattttcaGTATCAGACATAATTTCTATAACTACATTCTGTGCGCATCAAAATAGTAAGGATGCAgattaaagactgttccagaaagtatggacgcaaccaaaaaccgctgccatttcgcaatggttcagaatctgtcaatttttatggctgcgtcctgttgtttacactcttctctaaccacttgtgcagttgtttattcgttttcattagtttgtttcgaaatgcgtggactttcagcagaacaacgtcgaaaaattgtgtacaaatggtgcacagaacgcggactgtcactgagaaagatagcaaaaatggaaggagtaagtgaaaaacccgtgcgaaatgcaatcaggaagttcggcgaggataacacctttgaggataaaccgaaaacgggtcgaaaaaaaggtcctgctaatcctcagttggataaacgtatactgaaagcgttcgagcaaaagaaggaggtttcagttcgggatgtggccaaaaaagtgggcacttcgaagtcaaatgttcttcgtgctaaggaacgtttgaatcttcgaacctataagaagcagaaacaaccaaaacgcagtccgaaacaagaagcatcgatcaggccgagggttcgaaagctgtacaatacgattcttgctggaaatttgaactgcataatcatggacgacgaaacctacgtgaaactcgattacaaatccttgccattATAcgcatattatacggtgcgagaagggcaagtgttaaaccagtccgagacatcgattgatgtcgaaaaaattggtaagaaagctatggtctggcaagcaatttgtagctgcggtaacgcttcgaaacccttcatcaccactgcttcaatgaacagcgaaatacacatcattgattatattccatcaaaatcatttccttatgttggtgcaaccgcatgaagaaagatgtgaacactgcttaaacacagcatttgacagcgaactagaaccaaaagaaccaaaaatttcggcttcaagccaattgtatgcagatgacaatcgcacCACCGGGGTGAGCTAAATACGTTGGTTTCAGGAACCATCTTCCATAGAAGGGAGCTGGCAGCATTACCCTGTATATACATGCAAATTTAAAAACTTGCAATCGGACTATTTCGGATAAATAAAACGAACATCTTGTTGGTtgtgtttaaagttttatttttaaacaataacttacccaaaaacatgacaaaatggtagcaaacaaacaaaagttCACTCTTCAATAATTTACGAAAGTACGGATAAAtatacttagaaaaaaaaaac
This genomic window contains:
- the LOC131428418 gene encoding ubiquitin conjugation factor E4 B; the encoded protein is MELTPEEIRARRLRKLETGNTRPLPVPANSAPLDGQQPETPSQAVPVASTPTEQASVPSSTVETSNGDGKPADNSTSGCVESPTKMEEDVLPPVSQTVNQVIGSLEAPADPEDKDREEAASREELQQIVLRIMNINGKIRYSDARFVINATVLESALEALDAKNYREFCAEVIIDVVKDFYEGKLIVGAGGSSATLSDGWSNIPSKKVRPIDIDDVLERSGGGSTAMEIDKEIGICSSKPTIKAFSSNRVAALDYLINCYCRANDQVYSYTKIKKSKKMYLVEILPEVAAVIRQQTLKYAILLTKNRFQNFAQIDNPAKLILEKSPLLQLMYENKVPSDFLTSLMAEARKKEDDFEAIFTIVLDDLYVDMQNAICNENIVSDALNRLKELVEIKVENTNPICNLIVKHVVFLPRLTLDKYAAREISKVSFLAPFLSLSVLLDENPKFATHHFLENVCDRNLAASFQSLLGNTRKVLHQIFLSLLTNLDSRQEVLKYISEILKTNHKRIQYNADDRFLAKDGFMLNFMSILQLLSVKINMSRVDPFYPHHPEALIDIEDETKLKLSSQEYSDWVEKLRSEKKWETPKFVTHCWFLTLHAHHLGIIPAIQRYNKLLRATKELQRMVDELNASKSQWENTPLARRNKQVRDRCVNQINKLSKAKLGCDIAVIDPNVLGACMQFYSSVCEYMLYQIENRPIEGPFVNKQPPSTLVASENFCSLPEWYIEDIADFLLFCMQHGIEVVDFIDNSVITWILTLVCAPHLIKNPYITAKLIEVLFVISPTFLTSLERLYLKIINHKLAQTALVSALMKFYTDIETTGQSTEFYDKFTIRYHISHLFKGLWDSVAHRQAIVNESKSGKQFVKFVNFFLNDTTYLLDECLEYLKRIHETQVLMMDEAAWNELGQETQQSRQRQLVQDERQCRSYLTLARETVDMLHYLTIDIKEPFLRPELIDRLSSMLNYNLQQLCGPKCNDLRVRNPMKYGWEPRRLLSQLIDIYLHLSCDEFAAALAADERSFERHLFEDAANRLERMGIRTTMEVDKFRKLINQAAEIYVQNQQNADEFAEAPDDFKDPLMDTLMIDPVILPSGTVMDRSIITRHLLNSSTDPFNRQTLTEDMLIPATELKDRIEQWIKDYRAKKKQ